A window of the Arenibacter algicola genome harbors these coding sequences:
- a CDS encoding VCBS repeat-containing protein codes for MFQNITKIYLLVTTLFIFSCQGVDDSKMFSLMPSNKTGITFKPVLQETEEFNILTYGYIYNGGGVSAGDINNDGLTDLYFTASMVGSRLYINKGNFKFEEIAQKAGVFAEGLWNTGTTMADVNGDGFLDIYVCRSAAKDDYKRKNLLFINNGDLTFTEKAAEYGIDDSGYSTQGAFFDYDKDGDLDLYVVNHSSQEYSSFRQISNNLKQQRNPAYEDRLYRNDDGKFVDVSESSGLVSNVLGFGLGIAVSDMNNDNWPDIYISNDFKEQDYLYINNHDGTFTESLEEFIGHTSHFSMGSDVADINNDGFPEIMTLDMLPENNYRLKMVSGPDNYDKNTFLEKSGFYYQTMRNMMHLNNQGKSFSEIGQFSGVSNTDWSWASLFTDLDNDGFKDLFITNGVKRDYTNMDFLNFAVQDRINQNKTGVETAITDLLENMPATIEENYTYQNNGDLTFSKVNEAWGLNQKSLSNGALYADLDNDGDLDLVVNNIDEYPFVYRNNSELHTTNHHLKINFKGEGKNTSGIGSKVTLTIGNKILMQEFMPTRGFQSSVDFNLIFGLGYATSVDELKIIWPNGQVQILNDIKADETITLNQKDAVLLENNSERIVGTTYFTDITMDSLIPYRHLENDYNDFKREQLLPHKLSTQGPTITKADVNNDGLEDIYVGGAKGSEGRMFKQTSSGKFLSINEKIFITDKESEDIGSLFFDADKDGDMDLYVVSGGNDFDEDSVELQDRLYINDGRGNFYKNTNALPKMLSSNSCVKASDIDGDGDLDLFVGGRLVPGKYPTAPRSYILQNNGKGTFTDITFTVNPDLEYPGMVTDALWTDFDNDNINDLILVGEWMKIRTFKNVSGKLVEVYENNGLNDSEGWWNRIEQGDFDKDGDMDYIVGNFGRNSQLKTSPSEPVTLYTKDFDSNGSLDPILCSYNLGEEFPVFSKDDMVGQLSGLKGKYLNYSDYASARITDVFSPEELKGAMVLKAKNFNTSYMENLGDGKFKIVPLPIETQFSPIYGILNGDFNNDGNEDVVVGGNFFGTRVKFGRYDANKGLVLCGDGKGNFKPSTVMESGLNIDGEIRDITKLTLADKTEVVLFVRNNDGIAMYKIESTKK; via the coding sequence ATGTTTCAAAATATCACCAAAATATACCTGCTTGTCACTACACTATTTATTTTTTCTTGCCAAGGTGTTGATGATAGCAAAATGTTCTCCCTAATGCCGAGCAACAAGACTGGAATTACATTTAAACCTGTTTTACAGGAAACAGAAGAATTTAATATTTTAACCTATGGCTACATCTACAATGGTGGTGGGGTAAGCGCTGGTGATATCAACAATGATGGTCTTACGGACCTTTATTTCACGGCCAGCATGGTAGGAAGTAGGCTATATATCAATAAAGGCAACTTTAAATTTGAAGAAATTGCCCAAAAGGCAGGGGTATTTGCCGAGGGTCTGTGGAATACCGGAACAACCATGGCCGATGTTAACGGGGATGGTTTTTTGGATATCTATGTATGTAGATCGGCCGCCAAGGACGATTATAAAAGAAAAAACCTATTATTTATTAATAATGGGGATTTAACTTTTACAGAAAAAGCAGCGGAATACGGTATTGATGACAGTGGTTACTCCACTCAGGGTGCTTTTTTTGATTATGACAAGGATGGCGATCTGGATTTATATGTGGTAAACCATTCTTCACAGGAATATTCAAGCTTTAGGCAAATATCCAATAACCTTAAGCAACAAAGAAACCCTGCCTATGAAGACCGACTTTATAGAAACGATGATGGAAAGTTTGTAGATGTTAGTGAATCTTCCGGACTTGTTTCAAATGTTTTGGGTTTTGGATTGGGAATTGCCGTTTCGGATATGAATAATGATAATTGGCCAGATATTTATATTTCGAATGATTTTAAGGAACAGGACTATTTGTATATCAATAATCATGATGGCACCTTTACCGAAAGTCTTGAAGAATTTATTGGGCACACCTCCCATTTTTCCATGGGTTCGGATGTAGCGGATATCAATAATGATGGCTTTCCGGAAATTATGACCTTGGACATGCTCCCGGAAAACAATTACCGATTAAAGATGGTCTCCGGTCCGGACAATTATGACAAAAACACCTTCTTGGAGAAATCCGGATTCTATTATCAGACCATGAGAAATATGATGCATTTAAACAATCAGGGGAAATCTTTTTCCGAAATTGGGCAATTTTCGGGCGTTTCCAATACCGACTGGAGTTGGGCCTCTCTTTTCACTGATTTGGACAATGATGGTTTTAAAGATCTATTTATTACCAATGGTGTAAAACGGGACTACACTAATATGGATTTTTTAAATTTTGCAGTTCAGGATAGAATTAATCAAAATAAAACCGGGGTAGAGACGGCCATTACAGATTTGTTGGAGAATATGCCTGCTACCATTGAAGAGAATTATACCTATCAAAATAATGGCGACCTTACTTTTTCCAAAGTCAATGAAGCCTGGGGACTAAATCAGAAATCGCTTTCCAATGGGGCCTTATATGCCGACTTGGACAATGACGGGGATCTAGATCTTGTGGTCAATAACATAGATGAATACCCTTTTGTTTACAGAAACAATAGTGAATTGCACACTACCAACCATCACTTAAAAATTAATTTTAAGGGTGAAGGAAAAAATACCTCTGGCATTGGCTCCAAAGTTACTTTGACCATTGGAAACAAAATACTTATGCAAGAATTTATGCCCACTAGGGGCTTTCAATCTTCCGTAGATTTTAATCTTATTTTTGGTCTTGGGTATGCTACGTCCGTAGATGAACTTAAAATTATTTGGCCCAATGGCCAAGTGCAAATTTTAAATGATATAAAGGCGGATGAAACCATTACCCTAAATCAAAAGGATGCAGTTTTATTGGAAAATAATTCCGAACGGATAGTTGGAACAACCTATTTTACAGACATTACTATGGATAGTCTTATCCCCTACCGGCATTTGGAGAATGATTATAACGATTTTAAACGTGAACAGTTACTCCCCCATAAATTATCTACCCAAGGACCAACAATAACTAAAGCGGACGTGAATAATGATGGTCTCGAAGATATATATGTCGGTGGCGCCAAAGGAAGTGAAGGTCGAATGTTTAAGCAGACGTCTTCGGGCAAGTTCCTGTCCATCAATGAAAAAATATTCATTACTGATAAGGAATCGGAAGACATTGGCTCACTTTTCTTCGATGCGGATAAGGACGGGGATATGGATCTTTATGTGGTAAGTGGCGGAAACGATTTTGATGAAGATTCAGTTGAACTACAAGATAGACTTTACATTAACGACGGCAGGGGCAATTTCTACAAAAATACTAATGCCCTACCAAAGATGCTTTCCAGCAATTCCTGTGTCAAGGCCAGTGATATTGACGGAGATGGGGATTTGGACCTTTTTGTGGGCGGCCGATTGGTTCCTGGTAAATATCCCACCGCACCAAGAAGTTATATTTTGCAGAACAACGGTAAAGGCACTTTTACGGATATCACCTTTACTGTAAACCCAGATCTTGAATATCCCGGAATGGTCACAGATGCTTTGTGGACCGATTTTGATAATGATAATATTAATGATCTAATTCTGGTAGGTGAATGGATGAAAATCAGGACATTCAAAAATGTAAGTGGTAAACTTGTGGAAGTATATGAAAACAATGGCCTGAACGATTCCGAGGGCTGGTGGAACAGGATTGAACAAGGTGATTTTGACAAGGATGGTGATATGGATTATATAGTAGGAAATTTTGGAAGAAATTCCCAGTTAAAAACCTCGCCTTCCGAACCAGTAACTTTGTATACCAAGGATTTTGATAGCAATGGCTCTTTAGATCCCATATTGTGTTCCTATAACTTGGGAGAGGAATTTCCTGTTTTTTCAAAAGATGACATGGTGGGTCAATTGAGTGGGCTCAAAGGCAAATATTTAAATTATTCAGACTATGCATCTGCCAGAATTACGGATGTATTTAGCCCTGAGGAACTAAAAGGGGCTATGGTCTTAAAAGCCAAAAATTTCAATACCAGTTATATGGAAAACCTGGGAGATGGAAAATTTAAGATCGTACCCTTGCCAATCGAAACACAGTTTTCACCAATATATGGGATATTAAATGGGGATTTTAACAATGATGGCAACGAAGACGTGGTTGTTGGGGGTAATTTTTTTGGAACGAGGGTAAAATTTGGAAGATATGATGCCAATAAAGGCTTGGTCCTGTGTGGTGACGGAAAAGGCAATTTTAAACCTTCAACTGTAATGGAAAGTGGATTAAATATTGACGGAGAAATAAGGGATATTACCAAACTTACCTTGGCCGACAAAACAGAGGTAGTACTGTTCGTAAGAAACAATGACGGCATAGCAATGTATAAAATAGAATCAACTAAAAAATAG
- a CDS encoding SusD/RagB family nutrient-binding outer membrane lipoprotein: MKKLIYLITMVIAFSACTNDFEETNTNPYQISGESLKQDFNHVGAFYSSMLSQIFGNQVDHNLTNVTFAQHLATPTPFVGGVNNTTYYIRWNGYWAREYNNVMAPAKQVIDIAAADGYDVFVEWANLIRIVSMSRVTTYYGPILYTNYGSTGSALYDSEETLYNAFFSDLDRIISVFSANTDYVGLNNFDASYGGDVSKWARYANSLRLQLAMRISKVAPDLAKAQGEKAMADPVGLIETNADNFNISLYGQKFHPAQICFEWGDTRMSATMESILIGYKDNRIAPFFDPVSDMSLVTDHPDWPYKGIRNGAELVAKDDRLSFSTIDVSFNDPAKVTKRKVMSADEVFFIKAEAALRGWAGAGDAQANYEAGVRASFELWGAGGVDAYLADNTSLPIDYNDPVAAGAVNDFVNQITTTVAWDEAASNEIKLEKIITQKWIAAYTNEMEAWVDYRRTGYPKLPPVYQNSSNSDWGIIPDGEAIKRMPFVNSEREGNAAGVADATDKLGGPDEIGTRLWWDTGGPNF, from the coding sequence ATGAAAAAGTTAATATATCTAATTACAATGGTCATTGCCTTTAGTGCATGTACCAACGATTTTGAAGAAACGAATACCAATCCATATCAAATATCCGGTGAATCATTAAAGCAGGATTTTAATCATGTAGGGGCATTTTATTCCTCTATGCTGAGCCAAATATTTGGTAACCAAGTAGATCATAACTTGACCAATGTTACCTTTGCGCAGCATTTGGCCACTCCTACCCCATTTGTTGGAGGTGTAAACAACACTACCTACTACATACGTTGGAATGGCTACTGGGCCAGGGAGTATAACAATGTAATGGCTCCTGCCAAACAGGTTATTGATATTGCTGCAGCAGATGGTTATGACGTCTTTGTGGAATGGGCCAATTTAATTAGAATTGTATCCATGTCCAGGGTTACTACCTATTATGGACCAATTCTTTATACCAATTATGGTTCTACAGGAAGTGCACTTTATGATAGCGAGGAAACATTATATAATGCTTTTTTTAGTGATCTAGATAGAATCATTTCAGTTTTCAGTGCCAACACCGACTATGTTGGTCTAAATAATTTTGATGCCAGTTATGGTGGTGATGTTAGTAAATGGGCCAGATATGCCAACTCATTAAGGTTGCAATTGGCCATGCGTATCTCTAAGGTAGCTCCAGACTTGGCTAAAGCTCAAGGTGAAAAAGCTATGGCTGATCCAGTAGGGCTTATTGAGACCAATGCAGATAATTTCAATATATCCTTGTACGGTCAAAAATTTCACCCAGCACAAATTTGCTTTGAATGGGGAGATACTAGAATGAGTGCCACTATGGAGTCTATCTTGATAGGGTATAAAGATAACCGTATTGCACCTTTCTTTGATCCGGTGAGTGATATGTCTTTAGTTACAGATCACCCAGACTGGCCTTATAAAGGAATCCGTAATGGTGCCGAATTGGTTGCCAAGGATGATCGTTTGAGCTTCTCTACTATCGACGTATCGTTTAATGATCCAGCCAAGGTTACCAAACGTAAGGTAATGAGTGCCGACGAAGTATTCTTTATTAAGGCAGAAGCTGCTCTAAGGGGATGGGCCGGTGCCGGAGATGCACAAGCCAACTATGAAGCAGGTGTTAGGGCTTCCTTTGAATTATGGGGAGCAGGTGGTGTTGATGCCTATTTGGCGGACAATACCAGTTTGCCAATAGACTATAATGACCCTGTAGCAGCAGGTGCTGTTAACGATTTTGTTAATCAGATTACAACCACTGTTGCTTGGGATGAAGCTGCCAGCAATGAGATTAAATTGGAGAAAATTATTACCCAAAAATGGATTGCGGCCTATACCAACGAAATGGAAGCTTGGGTAGACTATAGAAGAACAGGTTATCCTAAACTACCTCCGGTATATCAAAACAGTAGTAATTCCGATTGGGGAATTATACCTGATGGAGAAGCAATAAAAAGAATGCCGTTCGTGAATTCAGAACGCGAAGGTAATGCTGCGGGTGTTGCTGATGCAACGGACAAATTAGGTGGACCGGATGAAATTGGTACCAGACTATGGTGGGATACTGGCGGACCAAACTTTTAA
- a CDS encoding SusC/RagA family TonB-linked outer membrane protein encodes MVKKLLLFFVLVFGAYPLLAQSKTVTGTVTDATDGSPLPGVNVLVQGTTTGSQTDFDGNYSIEAESGNVLVFSFLGMKTQSVTVGASNTINVSMQEDAEQLGEVVVTALGIKREEKTLTYAQQTVRADELTATRDPNFMNSISGKAAGVEIKKSSSGAGGSTRIVLRGNKSLSGDSSPLFVIDGIPMANNKGGQPGMWGGVDSGDGLSAINPDDIESISILKGSNAAVLYGSQGANGVVVITTKAGKSGKTTVSLNSGYTFEHYLELPDLQFKYGANGNAKESWSTTPGDYQSSYVEEFFQTGHNFNNTVTISGGNDKTTAYFSYGNITASGITPENKYQKNNFTFKQSTKMFNDKVTVTSSVLMALEETKNRLPAGYYLNPLTGLYMFPRQRNFYDFKNNYEVFDNDRNLFAQNWFVVDHHQSNPYWIVNKQPKTDESKRIIGSLSLDYEISEKLKLQVRGNYDYAVKEFEQQHAATSNSTNVHPKGAWDYRKYDDQLVYTDAILSYDTDLSDSFSLNGVLGASYQKTVYGDGVSVGTGTIGLLYPNEFNFQNLPTNVQVSSTYDGSVIKQGAFANLQLGFKEMLFLDLSGRNDWASTLALTGNDSYFYPSVGITGILSEMFTMPEAVSFGKLRASYTQVGNEVPFNRINPQNTIAGNGGVDRNTVKPFLDAKPEIITSLEFGADWRFFQNRLGLDITYYSLTSKDQFIQVPLLQSESEGGYTTKFINAGEITNKGWEITLSATPVQTDDFQWVTAFNFTNNTNEIVDIGPDDDKVINLGSSEGYQSKLVEGGAFNDLYVLKFLRNDQGQILFDAGKPLRTPTTELVGNLDPDWTLGWNNNFSYKRFTLGMQINGKFGGNVFSQTESMLDGAGVSQRTADARDAGGVTVNGVDQTSGAAITTVDAETWFRAIGDRNGVGEAYVYDRTNIRVNQLSLGYNIDVSKLGLPISAASLSFIGNNLFYIYKDAPFDPELAMSTNQNAQGLDNFNLPSTGTYGFNLKVTF; translated from the coding sequence ATGGTCAAAAAATTGCTATTATTTTTTGTACTGGTGTTCGGAGCTTATCCGTTACTGGCGCAAAGCAAAACGGTGACAGGTACGGTTACCGATGCTACGGATGGTTCCCCACTACCAGGTGTAAACGTACTGGTACAAGGAACCACAACTGGATCTCAAACTGATTTTGATGGGAATTATTCCATTGAGGCAGAAAGCGGGAACGTATTGGTATTTTCATTTCTAGGAATGAAGACCCAATCCGTTACTGTAGGTGCATCAAACACTATTAATGTATCCATGCAGGAAGATGCGGAACAACTGGGAGAAGTGGTTGTAACGGCTTTGGGTATTAAGAGGGAAGAAAAAACCTTAACCTATGCCCAGCAGACTGTTAGGGCAGATGAGTTGACCGCAACCAGAGATCCTAATTTCATGAACAGTATATCCGGTAAAGCTGCCGGTGTTGAAATTAAGAAAAGTAGTTCTGGTGCTGGTGGATCTACAAGGATTGTTCTTAGGGGTAACAAATCCCTTAGTGGCGATAGCTCACCATTATTTGTAATTGACGGTATTCCTATGGCCAACAACAAAGGTGGACAACCAGGAATGTGGGGAGGAGTTGATTCGGGTGACGGACTTTCAGCTATTAACCCTGACGATATTGAGAGTATCAGTATTCTGAAAGGTTCTAACGCAGCTGTACTTTATGGTAGTCAAGGTGCCAATGGGGTAGTTGTTATTACAACCAAAGCAGGTAAGTCTGGTAAAACTACCGTAAGCTTAAATTCTGGTTACACCTTCGAACACTATCTTGAATTACCAGATTTGCAGTTTAAGTATGGGGCAAATGGTAATGCCAAGGAAAGCTGGTCTACAACCCCTGGTGATTATCAGAGTAGTTATGTGGAAGAATTTTTCCAAACAGGTCATAATTTCAATAATACCGTTACTATTAGTGGTGGTAATGATAAGACTACTGCCTATTTTTCTTACGGAAATATAACTGCTTCCGGAATAACACCAGAGAATAAATACCAGAAGAACAACTTTACCTTTAAACAATCCACTAAGATGTTCAATGATAAGGTAACTGTTACTTCCAGTGTTCTTATGGCTTTGGAGGAAACAAAAAATAGGTTGCCTGCAGGGTATTACCTAAACCCATTAACAGGGCTATATATGTTTCCAAGACAGAGAAATTTTTATGATTTCAAAAACAATTACGAAGTTTTTGATAATGACAGAAACTTATTTGCGCAGAACTGGTTTGTTGTGGATCACCATCAATCCAATCCTTATTGGATAGTTAACAAGCAACCAAAAACTGATGAAAGTAAAAGGATAATAGGTAGTTTGAGTCTTGATTATGAGATTTCCGAGAAGCTTAAATTACAGGTTAGGGGAAATTATGATTATGCTGTAAAAGAATTCGAACAGCAACATGCCGCTACCTCCAACTCCACTAACGTACACCCAAAAGGTGCTTGGGATTACAGAAAGTATGATGACCAATTGGTCTATACCGATGCCATTCTTAGCTACGATACCGATTTAAGTGATAGTTTTAGTTTAAACGGGGTATTGGGAGCAAGTTATCAGAAAACAGTTTACGGTGATGGTGTAAGCGTAGGTACAGGTACTATAGGTTTACTTTATCCTAATGAGTTTAATTTTCAAAACTTACCAACTAACGTTCAGGTAAGTTCTACTTATGACGGATCTGTTATAAAACAAGGTGCTTTTGCCAACCTTCAATTAGGATTTAAGGAAATGTTATTCTTGGATCTTTCCGGAAGAAATGACTGGGCTTCAACATTGGCCCTAACCGGAAATGATTCTTATTTCTATCCTTCTGTGGGTATAACCGGTATTCTTAGTGAAATGTTCACCATGCCAGAGGCCGTTAGTTTTGGTAAATTAAGAGCCTCCTACACCCAAGTTGGTAACGAGGTACCCTTTAACAGAATTAACCCACAAAACACAATTGCGGGTAATGGTGGTGTAGACAGAAATACAGTAAAGCCATTTTTGGACGCAAAACCAGAAATAATTACGAGTTTGGAATTTGGTGCAGATTGGAGATTTTTTCAAAACAGATTAGGATTGGACATTACTTATTATAGTCTAACCAGTAAAGATCAGTTTATTCAAGTACCGTTATTGCAGTCCGAATCTGAGGGTGGATACACCACTAAATTCATCAACGCAGGTGAAATTACCAATAAAGGTTGGGAAATTACGCTTAGCGCAACCCCTGTTCAGACTGATGATTTTCAATGGGTTACGGCCTTCAACTTTACCAACAACACCAATGAGATTGTGGATATAGGACCAGATGACGACAAGGTAATCAATCTTGGGTCCTCGGAAGGTTATCAATCAAAATTGGTTGAGGGTGGAGCGTTCAATGACCTATATGTCTTAAAATTTTTAAGGAACGATCAAGGACAAATCTTGTTTGATGCCGGAAAACCTTTAAGGACTCCAACTACTGAGCTTGTTGGTAATTTGGATCCTGATTGGACCTTAGGCTGGAACAACAACTTTAGTTACAAGAGATTTACACTTGGTATGCAAATAAATGGTAAATTTGGAGGTAACGTGTTTAGCCAAACCGAATCCATGTTGGACGGTGCCGGAGTTTCCCAAAGAACTGCTGATGCAAGGGATGCCGGTGGTGTTACGGTTAATGGTGTAGACCAGACCTCTGGAGCTGCCATTACAACTGTGGATGCCGAAACTTGGTTTAGAGCCATAGGTGATAGAAACGGTGTTGGAGAGGCCTATGTTTATGACCGTACCAATATTAGGGTTAACCAACTTTCTTTGGGTTACAATATTGATGTGTCAAAATTAGGATTACCAATATCTGCAGCATCATTGTCGTTCATTGGAAACAATTTGTTCTATATCTACAAAGATGCTCCTTTCGACCCAGAATTGGCAATGAGTACCAATCAAAATGCTCAGGGATTGGATAACTTTAATCTTCCTTCTACAGGAACTTATGGATTTAATCTAAAAGTAACATTCTAA
- a CDS encoding LacI family DNA-binding transcriptional regulator gives MIKEKYTIKDIAQMAGVSKGTVDRVLHKRGKVSKNAFEKVDKVLKEIDYKPNPIARNLKRNKTYSIHVLLPDPNNDPYWIPANEGVLEASDQFTPFGIIIRKYFYDPRNKSSFVEHSQEAIKSRPDVLLMAPIFENESQLVLKRCSETKIPVVLFNNHINCFKEQIFIGQDLKQSGRVAASLMEKIIGKNDEIAIIHINKEPHMQSKENGFVEFFTEKSDGDHIMVSKTFNSAEENIFKHEVSQFIKDNPKINAFFVTNSKAYMLVEAFQDLKKDDSSIIGYDLLKPNIKYLKQGNIKFLIHQKPKRQAFLSVNYLAEHFLFGKPLPAQEFLPIDIITTENAHYYL, from the coding sequence ATGATTAAGGAGAAATATACGATAAAGGACATTGCCCAAATGGCAGGTGTTTCCAAGGGAACAGTAGATAGGGTATTGCACAAACGAGGCAAGGTTTCCAAAAATGCTTTTGAAAAAGTTGATAAGGTACTTAAGGAAATAGACTACAAACCCAATCCCATTGCCAGGAATCTCAAGAGAAACAAAACCTATAGTATACATGTTCTACTTCCGGATCCCAATAATGATCCATATTGGATTCCTGCCAATGAAGGAGTTTTGGAAGCCTCCGACCAATTCACCCCTTTTGGTATAATAATCAGGAAGTATTTTTATGACCCTAGAAATAAATCATCTTTTGTAGAACATTCTCAGGAAGCTATTAAATCACGTCCCGATGTTCTTTTAATGGCTCCCATTTTTGAAAATGAATCTCAATTGGTTTTAAAAAGGTGTTCTGAGACCAAAATTCCGGTAGTTCTCTTCAACAACCATATAAATTGCTTTAAAGAACAAATTTTTATTGGTCAGGATCTAAAACAAAGTGGTAGGGTTGCAGCAAGTTTAATGGAGAAAATAATTGGAAAGAATGATGAAATAGCCATCATCCATATCAATAAAGAACCCCATATGCAATCAAAGGAAAACGGTTTTGTCGAATTTTTTACAGAAAAGTCGGATGGCGATCACATTATGGTTTCCAAAACTTTTAATTCCGCGGAAGAAAACATTTTTAAACATGAAGTATCCCAATTTATAAAAGACAACCCCAAAATCAATGCCTTTTTTGTAACTAATTCAAAGGCATATATGTTGGTAGAAGCCTTTCAAGATCTTAAAAAAGATGACAGTTCTATAATAGGTTACGATTTATTAAAACCCAATATTAAGTACCTGAAACAGGGGAATATCAAATTTTTAATACACCAAAAACCAAAAAGGCAGGCTTTTCTGAGTGTTAATTATTTGGCCGAACATTTCCTATTCGGAAAACCTTTACCCGCACAGGAATTTCTTCCTATAGATATTATCACCACAGAAAATGCCCATTATTACCTTTAA
- a CDS encoding sodium:solute symporter translates to MAAIDWIILVGTLMFIVGYGVWRTKGSKNVTDYVLGGHDAKWWTIGLSVMATQASAITFLSTPGQAFHDGMGFVQFYFGLPLAMIIICLVFVPIYHRLNVYTAYEFLENRFDLKTRTLAALLFLIQRGLAAGITIFAPSIILSAVLGWDLKTLNILIGILVIIYTVSGGTRAVSVTHKQQMFIIMTGMFIAFFFILGYLPEDITFSKALKIAGAGDKLNILDFSVNTTSRYTFWSGITGGLFLALAYFGTDQSQVQRYLSGKTVRESQLGLIFNGLLKIPMQFFILLVGVMVFIFFQFNHSPLNFNPAATNAIMESSYSEDYKILEEEHLVLESEKRMAQNKFSGALDLKEYDAIEDAKQHIVSINNKDKENRQAAQALISMADESVETNDKDYVFIHFILNFLPKGLIGLLLAVILSAAMSSTASELNALGTVTSLDLYKRNKKGEFTQAHYVKVSKLFTLMWGAVAIAIACVANLFDNLIQLVNIIGSIFYGNVLGIFLIAFFFKFIKGNAVFVAALITQCIVIIGWSYDWMSYLWLNAFGCCLIIVLATILEGFDRLLKNPPIEA, encoded by the coding sequence ATGGCTGCAATAGATTGGATCATACTTGTCGGAACCCTTATGTTCATTGTTGGATATGGTGTTTGGAGAACAAAGGGAAGTAAGAATGTAACGGACTATGTTCTTGGTGGTCACGATGCCAAATGGTGGACCATAGGACTATCCGTAATGGCAACCCAGGCCAGTGCCATTACATTTTTGTCCACTCCCGGACAGGCCTTTCATGACGGAATGGGGTTTGTTCAGTTTTATTTTGGCCTGCCATTGGCCATGATTATAATATGTCTTGTTTTTGTTCCCATATATCACAGGCTTAATGTATATACCGCCTATGAATTTTTAGAAAACCGCTTCGACCTTAAAACAAGGACCCTGGCAGCATTGTTATTTTTAATTCAACGCGGTCTTGCTGCCGGGATTACCATTTTTGCTCCTTCAATTATTCTTTCCGCCGTATTGGGCTGGGACTTAAAAACCTTAAATATTCTAATAGGTATCCTTGTTATCATTTATACCGTTTCTGGTGGTACCAGGGCTGTGAGTGTTACACATAAACAACAAATGTTTATTATAATGACAGGAATGTTTATCGCATTCTTTTTTATACTTGGTTATTTGCCGGAGGACATTACTTTTAGCAAGGCCCTGAAAATTGCCGGGGCAGGTGATAAATTGAATATTTTGGACTTTAGTGTCAATACCACAAGCCGTTATACCTTTTGGAGCGGAATTACAGGTGGACTTTTTCTTGCTTTGGCCTACTTTGGGACGGACCAGAGTCAGGTGCAAAGATATCTCTCCGGAAAAACGGTTAGGGAAAGTCAACTTGGATTAATTTTCAATGGATTGCTAAAAATACCAATGCAATTCTTTATTTTACTAGTGGGTGTAATGGTATTTATTTTTTTTCAATTCAACCATTCTCCTCTAAACTTTAATCCGGCTGCTACCAATGCCATAATGGAATCTTCCTATTCGGAAGACTATAAGATATTGGAAGAAGAACATTTGGTTTTGGAGAGTGAAAAAAGAATGGCCCAGAATAAATTTTCCGGAGCCCTTGATCTTAAGGAGTACGATGCCATTGAAGATGCCAAACAACACATTGTAAGTATTAACAATAAGGATAAGGAAAATAGGCAGGCGGCCCAAGCACTAATTTCTATGGCCGATGAAAGTGTAGAGACAAATGACAAAGATTATGTTTTTATTCATTTTATTTTAAATTTTCTGCCCAAAGGACTTATTGGTCTTTTATTGGCTGTGATACTTTCAGCTGCAATGTCCTCAACCGCCTCTGAATTAAATGCTTTGGGAACGGTTACATCTTTGGATTTGTACAAACGAAATAAGAAAGGTGAATTTACACAGGCACATTATGTAAAGGTATCAAAGTTATTTACCCTTATGTGGGGCGCTGTAGCCATTGCAATTGCTTGTGTGGCCAACCTATTTGATAATCTCATTCAATTGGTCAATATTATAGGCTCTATTTTTTATGGGAATGTTCTAGGTATTTTTCTGATCGCCTTCTTTTTTAAATTTATAAAGGGCAATGCGGTTTTTGTAGCAGCCTTAATAACACAGTGCATCGTAATTATTGGCTGGAGTTACGATTGGATGTCCTATTTGTGGTTAAATGCTTTCGGATGTTGCCTAATAATAGTATTGGCTACAATATTGGAAGGTTTTGATCGTCTTCTTAAAAATCCTCCTATAGAAGCATAA